Proteins encoded by one window of Arachis ipaensis cultivar K30076 chromosome B04, Araip1.1, whole genome shotgun sequence:
- the LOC107638868 gene encoding dihydroceramide fatty acyl 2-hydroxylase FAH1, with protein sequence MVAQNFVVDLNKPLVFQVGHLGEAYQEWVHQPIVSKEGPRFFENDVLEFLTRTVWWAVPVIWLPVVCWFIHNSVQLGLSCPRVALFVVIGILIWTLLEYSLHRFLFHIETKTYWWNTLHYLLHGCHHKHPMDGLRLVFPPAATAILLFPFWNLVKLLSTPVVAPALFGGGLLGYVMYDCTHYYVHHGQPKTEVPRNLKRYHLNHHFRIQNKGFGITSSLWDSVFGTLPPTKEGAKSM encoded by the exons ATGGTTGCACAGAACTTTGTTGTTGATTTGAATAAGCCCCTTGTTTTCCAG GTTGGACATCTTGGAGAAGCTTATCAAGAGTGGGTTCACCAGCCAATTGTTAGCAAGGAAGGCCCTCGGTTCTTTGAAAATGATGTTCTTGAG TTCTTGACACGCACAGTCTGGTGGGCTGTACCAGTTATTTGGCTGCCAGTTGTATGTTGGTTTATTCATAACTCTGTACAATTGGGCCTCAGTTGTCCTCGTGTAGCTTTGTTCGTGGTTATTGGCATTCTTATTTGGACATTGCTTGAATACTCATTGCACCGATTTCTTTTTCACATTGAAACAAAAACCTATTG GTGGAACACACTGCATTATCTTCTCCATGGCTGCCACCATAAGCATCCCATGGATGGCTTGAGGCTTGTTTTTCCCCCAGCTGCAACAGCAATATTATTGTTTCCG TTCTGGAACTTGGTTAAGCTCTTATCCACCCCTGTAGTTGCTCCTGCTTTATTTGGAGGTGGTTTATTGGGTTATGTGATGTATGATTGCACCCATTATTACGTGCATCATGGTCAGCCAAAAACTGAAGTACCCCGAAATCTCAAG AGGTACCACTTGAATCATCACTTTCGGATCCAGAACAAAGGCTTTGGGATTACTTCGTCACTATGGGATAGTGTTTTTGGGACACTTCCTCCAACGAAAGAGGGTGCCAAAAGTATGTAA